The genomic region CACCGTCGCGGCTCCCTTCGCCGATGAGATGCTCGATCGCATCCGCGAGTTCGTTGACCCGGCGCGAATTGACTACCTCATCGCCAACCACGGCGAGATTGACCACTCCGGCGCTATCCCCCGTGTCCTGGCCCTCGCACCGGGGGCTAAGTTGATCTGTACGGCGAAGGGCACCGAGAGCCTGGGGCGCTA from Chloroflexota bacterium harbors:
- a CDS encoding FprA family A-type flavoprotein; the encoded protein is MKVQVAENVYWVGAVDWNVRNFHGYTYTTPRGTTYNAYLVLGEKIALVDTVAAPFADEMLDRIREFVDPARIDYLIANHGEIDHSGAIPRVLALAPGAKLICTAKGTESLGR